The Arsenophonus apicola genome includes a window with the following:
- a CDS encoding enterotoxin A family protein, which produces MKLLFVLFITWLIQTQSYAIEVHSVVYRTDNRNIYEILLSGGMWPWHSETVDYDLTHHFEGESLEEQTSAFVSTSSSIASVVQHAASLARPNSEFPFDEDYLTYIYTVRPNNNFYDVQGSLRIARDNAPLNSQRRNRLERLLRDYTGMEEIVAVNGFSSDRIVEYAVLTGAMLNQYGIHSGSPLLSDVFWAERWRQEETVYNHQYNSDTSNLMPYNMIDIPTGIRSVVVNGTQPEVPLSFTCFGVNSNSHLSKRDIFLKKKPSCTKYEIINIHSLIYDKGLLYSLIENYGH; this is translated from the coding sequence ATGAAATTATTATTTGTATTATTTATCACATGGTTAATACAAACACAATCATATGCAATAGAGGTACATTCTGTTGTTTATCGTACAGATAATAGAAATATTTATGAAATTTTACTGAGTGGTGGAATGTGGCCATGGCACAGCGAAACTGTCGATTATGATCTTACACATCATTTTGAAGGAGAATCTTTAGAAGAACAAACTAGTGCTTTTGTTTCTACTTCAAGCTCTATTGCTTCTGTAGTACAACATGCCGCGTCTCTTGCGAGACCTAATAGTGAATTTCCATTTGATGAAGATTATTTGACTTATATTTATACAGTTAGGCCAAATAATAATTTTTATGATGTTCAAGGTTCTCTACGGATAGCCAGAGATAATGCGCCATTAAATTCTCAGCGGCGTAATAGATTAGAGCGCTTACTCAGGGATTACACAGGGATGGAAGAAATCGTTGCAGTTAATGGTTTTTCATCTGATCGTATCGTAGAATATGCAGTACTTACAGGTGCGATGCTTAATCAATATGGAATACATTCAGGATCCCCTTTGTTATCTGATGTATTTTGGGCTGAAAGATGGAGGCAGGAAGAAACGGTCTATAATCATCAATATAATTCAGATACTAGTAATCTGATGCCCTATAATATGATTGATATTCCAACAGGAATAAGATCTGTGGTTGTGAATGGCACGCAACCAGAGGTGCCTTTATCTTTTACATGTTTTGGCGTAAATAGTAATAGTCATTTATCCAAAAGAGATATTTTTCTTAAAAAGAAACCATCTTGCACAAAATATGAAATTATAAATATACATAGTTTGATTTATGACAAGGGTTTACTTTATTCTTTAATCGAAAATTATGGACATTGA
- the ltrA gene encoding group II intron reverse transcriptase/maturase yields MAGQPHKREEPVSQSKPFAISRQAVWSAYMKLKANKGGSGVDEQLIEEFDKNLAGNLYKIWNRMSSGSYMPPAVRRVEIPKATGGTRTLEIPTFSDRIAQMIVKGMLEPVLEPLFHDDFYGYRPHKSAHDALRMARHRCWRTDWVLDVDIKGFFDNIDHELLMIAVRRHTDCRWVQLYIERWLTASVRMPDGTVQIRDKGTPQGGVISPLLSNLFLHYAFDMWMFREFPVVRFERYADDIFIHCKSYTQAMMLRGRFRKRLAECKLEMSPKKTKVVYCKDRERTETYPEISFNFLGYTFRPRKSF; encoded by the coding sequence ATTGCAGGTCAACCGCATAAGCGGGAGGAGCCTGTAAGCCAGTCCAAACCGTTTGCGATATCCAGACAGGCAGTCTGGAGCGCGTACATGAAATTAAAAGCCAACAAAGGCGGCTCTGGCGTTGACGAACAGTTGATTGAGGAATTTGATAAGAACCTCGCGGGGAACTTATACAAAATCTGGAATCGAATGTCCTCGGGCAGCTATATGCCGCCAGCGGTCCGGCGTGTTGAGATACCCAAAGCGACGGGCGGAACGAGAACGTTGGAGATACCCACATTCTCGGATCGCATCGCTCAGATGATAGTCAAAGGCATGCTGGAGCCGGTTCTCGAACCTCTGTTCCACGATGACTTTTATGGCTACCGCCCGCACAAATCTGCGCATGACGCCCTGAGAATGGCCCGGCATCGATGCTGGCGCACTGACTGGGTGCTGGACGTGGACATTAAGGGTTTCTTCGACAACATCGATCATGAACTCCTGATGATAGCGGTGCGCAGGCATACGGATTGTAGATGGGTGCAACTCTATATTGAGCGATGGCTAACCGCGTCGGTGCGAATGCCGGACGGAACGGTTCAGATAAGGGACAAGGGAACGCCTCAGGGAGGTGTCATTAGTCCGTTACTTTCTAACCTGTTCCTGCATTATGCATTCGATATGTGGATGTTTCGGGAGTTCCCCGTCGTCCGGTTTGAGCGATACGCTGATGATATATTCATCCACTGCAAGAGTTATACCCAGGCAATGATGCTGCGTGGTAGGTTCAGAAAACGTCTGGCTGAGTGTAAGCTGGAAATGAGCCCGAAGAAAACGAAAGTCGTCTACT